AATTCGTTTTATGAAAATATATGGTATACTGTATCTATAAACCAATAACCTAAAGGAGGCTATTAATATGAATAACGATAACCACAACTGCGGATGCGGGTGTGATCACGACCATGAGCATGAAGAAATGGAAACAATGACCCTTACCCTCGACGACGATACCGAACTCGAATGTGGAATAATAGGCGTATTTGAAGTTGACGGCAAAGAGTATATCGCCCTTCTTCCGCTTGACAACGAAACAGTGCTTATATATGAATATAAAGAAAACGGCGACGACGTTGAACTCGGACTTATCGAGGACGACGATTTATTTGAAAAAGTAAGCAATACATTCTATGACCTTTGGGAAGAGGAAGAAGAGGAAGAATAATAATATACGGCGGCTTATATAAAGGCATTAATTCATAACTTATTTTATGCCATTATATAAGCCGCCGTTTTAAATTTAACGCATCATATTCAACGTTAAAATATATGTCCGTTCAAAGCCTGACATCCGGACAGTTCAAAAAATATACGTTTCCAATAATTAAAAATTTTTAATCAATTTATAACTTTGCTTTACAATGGCACACACGCCTTACAAGGAAAATTTCCCGAATTTCGGCGCGGCATATTCTCTTTGCCGGATCGGCGGCGCCTTCGCATATGCGCCTTGAACAGCAAAATTTTTTCTTGCGGTAGCGAAAAGTTTTAAGCGTCAGATTAGGCAAAAATGAGCGGGCGCCGCTAATCCGACGCCAAACGACTTTAACACGGCTATTGTGCCGCATCGGCCGTTTAAAACCATGTACGCCATTGCAAACCGAATCTATATACCATATATACTGCATTTCCACCGTATTTCAGATTCTTTCTACATGATCCCAAACCTATTTTTAAACTTATCCTCTTTAGGCCATTATAAAAACAGGCCGCATTACACAAAGCGCGCCTGTTTTATAATAATGTTTTATATCTCCTTAATTATGCCTTTATGATATGCGTCAAGCAGCTTTTCAAGTTCCTGTATGTTGCTTCTAAGCTCTGCTCCTATATCGGTATTTGCCACCCTTATACGTTCCTGCGAATACTGTAAGGCAACTGTCGAAGAATATATATCCTTTTCTTCCGCAATAGCCTTTTCCGTACTTTCAAAAGGTTCATGGCTGACAAGAACAAGGCCGTGGGAGTTATATATCAGCGTATATCCTGCAATACCCGTTACGCTTTGATAAGCCTTTGCAAATCCGCCGTCGATAACAAACAGCCTTCCGTTGGCCTTAATAGGGCTTTCCCCTTTTGCAACTTTAACAGGCACATGCCCGTTAATAATATGGCTCCTTTCAGGATCCATTCCGAAATCAGCCAATATCATTTTGCATATGTCCTCATCGTTCCTTAAAGAATAAAACGGATTGCTTATTTCTTTGTGCGATTCCTTGTCGTCAATAAAATATCTTTCAAAAGTAGTCATTTTCTTTTTGCCGAACACAGGCGAATCCTCTCCGCACCATAAATACCAAATCAGATCCATACATATACGTTTTTCATCGGAATGCGGTTTATTAAAATATCCTTCCCGTACCGCCCTGTCAACGGCGTCAAAATATTCGGCCCCCTTAACCCTTTCGCCCCGGAAGTTCACAATTTTGAGCGTTCCGTCCTCATTCATAGGAACGCAGCCGTGGAACATAAGGTTTGAATTGAATTTTTTATACAGGCTTCCGGCGCTGTATAAAAATCTTATATGCTCCTGGAGTTTTTCACTGTTTACAAAAGAAAACTTTATTTTATCCATAACAAACTGTTCTTCTTCCGTAAGTTCATACGGATTTGACGGATTAACTGTAGGGAAATTAGTGTCGTTAAGCTGGTATTCTTTTCCTTCAATCGTAACCGTTCCTTTTTCAAGATCCATACTGCCAAGGAGCAGCCTGTTTTCCATTTTAAACTCAGGATTACGCATTATAATTTTTGCTTCTTCCTTAAACTGCATAACCGAAATAGCTTTGTGCATTTTTGCAATAAGTTTTGCATCCTTATCGCTTATAAGTTCGTCGGGCTGTGTTTTCGGCATGAAATTTTCACATGGATCGTCGCCGTAAACTTCAATGGCAAATGTAGCAAGCGGTATAAGATTAATGCCGTAATCTTCCTCTATAGTATCGAGATTGGCGTACCGTGCCTGTATTCTCAGGACATTGCATATAAGAGCCTGGCATCCCGCCGCCGCCCCCATCCAGCTTATGTCATGGTTGCCCCACTGTATATCGACAGAATGGTACTTTAATATTAAATCCATTATCTTAGCCGCCTTAGGCCCTCTGTCATATATATCGCCTATCACATGAAGCTGATCTATTGCAAGGCGCTGTATAAGGTTTGATATAGAAATAATAAATCTGTCTGCTTGATAAAGCCGTATTATAGTTTCTATAATTTCATTAAAATACATCTGTTTATTTGTATCGCTTCTGTCCTCGTGCAAAAGCTCCTCAATTATGTAAGCAAACTCCTTTGGGAGCGCTTTCCTTACTTTTGAACGGCTGTACTTAGACCCTAAAACCTTGCATATTGTCACAAGCCTGTATAAAGTAATCTTGTACCAGTCAAAAATCTCTGTTTCTTCCTTTTTAACCTGTTCAAGTTTCTGTTCGGGATAATAGATCAAAGTTGCGAGAGCCTTTTTTTCACTTTCACGCATTTCCGTGCCGAAAATCGCGCTTATCTGATTTTTAATAACTCCCGACGCATTTTTTAACACATGGCTGAAAGATTCATATTCCCCATGTATATCGCTTACAAAATGCTCCGTGCCTTTAGGCAGATTTAATATAGCCTGAAGGTTAATTATCTCAGCGCTTGCACTGTTTATATCAGGGTACTTTTTTGAAAGAAGTTTTAGATATTTCAATTCCTCCTTAGAAAAACCGCTCATATCAGCTACCATAAAATCCCTCCTTATATTTAATATTTAAACTTTATTACCGCAAAATGATCCGCCGTAAAAATAAAAACGGCAGAAAACGGCTAATTTCCTAAGTTCGGGCATTCGCCCGCAACAGCTTTTCTGTTGACATAAAAAAGCGTGCTTGTTACCAGGAAAAAACAGCTTATTGTAATACTTACAATTCCTGCCAATATATCCCCTGCAACTCCCATATTAAAAACAGCAAAAACATAGCTTATTAAATTATTTATAGAATAATCCATAACAAATATTACAAAAACCGGTACCGCAGTTTTCAGAAATCTTCCTTTTGAAAGGATATAGCTGTATTTTAAAGCTTCAACCGTGCCTTTTTTGTCGAGTATAATGGCATAAGAATAAAAATATAATGTTACATAAAAGAATATGGCGGGTATTATAAATAACATAATTCCCGTAAATATTATAAATTCATATATAAGCGAAGCTATAATCAATACCGCCCCACATGAAAAACTTTCTTTTATCGCGTCGAATGAACGCGTAATTTTTCCGTAAAGCAAATCTTCCGTTACCCTTGCAACAGCCATTGTTACAAGAGGAATAAGCGCGCCTTGTACCGCAATTATTACAATATAATACAGTCCAAGCTTTTCAAATGTCCCGTTCACCAACAGATTTTTCATCTGCTCCACATTGGTATACGCGCCTACAATATTATTTGCATCCATAAAATTAAACATTGACACAATAATATATGACAAAAATATATTTATCGGAAGACCTAACAAAATCGAAATATCAAGTATTGATTTAAAACATGTTTTATACACCGTTTTAGAAATTGCCATTAGTTCAAATATATTAAATTCACGTTTTTTAAGTTCCTCAATAGGCAGCATGGTATCCTCCTTTATTTGTTATACTGAATGATATTATACTATTTTTCCCATGAAAATAAAAGGAGTTTTTAACCATGTAATTTCCTTCGGTTTTTGTCGGAATATTCCGCTCCTAAATCTTCAGGCCGTATATCCTCTTGGCGTTTTCATAAAAAACTTTTTCATGTTCGCTTTCGGGAATTAAAAACCTTGCAAACTCCAAATAATTTTCAATATTTACTATGGGCCAGTCCGTCCCGTATATAATGCGGCTGTAATCGCCTATATATCCAAGCCATGTTTTAATCATGTTTATATAATTTAAATTTTCGTTTATAAACTTTCCAACGTCAAACCTGCCTTCAAGTATACCGGAAATATCGGCGTACACATTACGGTTTTTTTCAATCACCGAGGCCGCGTCGCAAAGCCATGGATTTCCGAAATGGCACATAACAAAGTTTACTCCCGGATGGCTGACGGCCGCCTCGTCAACTGTAAGCGGGTGGCTGTACTTTAGCAGGGAACCCCCTTTTTTTGTATTTGCCACTGCTCCGGTATGTATTGCGACAGGCTTATTGTACTTTTCCGCAAGTTTATAAAAAGGTTCGTAAATCTCATCATAAACATAAAAATGGCAGTAACCCGGGTATAACTTTATTCCGACACATTCATCCCTTTTAAGATGAAGTTCAGCCATTTCCACAAAATATTTTAAAGGCCTTTCATTAAAAGTATTGCTGTCAAGGCCGACGCAATAACTCATGTATTCCGGATATATATGGTTTTCAAGCTCCAAATCTAAATTTCCCATAACAATGGCATGACATATATTGTTTTTTTCAAAAACTTCTTTTAAATGCTTTTCACTGTTTATATGCCCGGATGAAGCGGCCACCTCTGAAAAATTTTCATATTCAGGCCTGAAATGTATATGCCCGTCGATAATTTTCATAATTCTCACCTCTGTAAATTAAATATGCCGGATTAAGTATACCACAATTATACAAATTATACACGATAAGAACAGAAGGTTTATTTACAAATGTCTTTTATAAGCCTCAAAATCCATAATTTTAGTTAAACATAGCGCAATAGGGACGCCATACAATTTATTGACGGCTGTTATTCAATATATCCATATGCCGCAATTAAACAAATCAATATTTACAACAGGAATTCGCTGTGACATGGCGCCGTCATTAAACAGACGAGTTACCTCTGCTCCCATTAAACCGAGGCAAAATTCATATTTTCTTCTTAAACTTACATACATATTATCTATGTCTTTTTTTAATCCTAGGGTTTCATAGCGCGTTTTTATGTTTACCGGCGCAAAAAAGAACGGCCTTCTTTTAAAAGCCGTTCCTTTTTGAGGGAAATATTATATTTTATCACAATAAACCTTTCCGGGGTTTAGGATAAACTTTGGATCGAAGGCCGCTTTGATGCCTTCCATAATCTGTATATTCTTTTCGCCGAGGGACTGTTCCAAATATCCTACTTTGGCATGCCCTATGCCGTGTTCGCCCGAAACCTGGCCCCCCATTTCTTCGGCTTTATCATACATCTTTTTCATAACTTTGTTAAGGCGTTCCATCCATACGTCCTCTTCGAGATCGTCCTTACATACATAAACATGGATGTTCCCATCGCCGGCATGGCCGAAACTCCTAATCCTGATTTCACATTCCTTTTCAAGGCCGTTTACAAATTTAACAAAATCGGCAATTCTGTCCCGCGGTACAACAACGTCACATTCGTCCATTGCAGGCGTCGAACTTTTAATAGCCTCAAGGAACGCCCCCCGTGCGGACCAAATCGCTTCCTTCCTTTCTTCGGTATCGGATATAAAAACGTCCTCGGCGCCGCAGTCAAGGCATACTTGCGCAACGCTGTCACAGATACTGTCAGTTTCTTCTTTTGTATTTCCGTCAAAAGAAAGTATTAAATAAGCGTCGGAGCCCTTGTCTGGGAACACCTTTCCCAAATATTCTTCTGCCGCCATTATGACTTCTCTCTGCATAAATTCAAGCGTTGTAGGTATAAGTTTATTTTCAAAAAATTTAGGCACTGTATCAATACATTTGTCAAGATCCGGAAACGGTACAAGAAGGCTTACGCTCCTTTTCGGAAGAGGTATAAGCTCCAAAGTTATTTTCGTTACAAAACCGAGCGTTCCCTCCGAGCCTATCAATATATCAAGCAGGCTGTATCCGGAACTGTTTTTAGCAACATTGCTGCCTAAGTTTATTACTGTCCCGTCGGAAAGCACAACTTCCATGGCCCTTACATAATCCCTTGTAACGCCGTATTTAACAGCCCTCATGCCTCCGGCGTTCGTCATTACGTTGCCTCCGATTGTAGCGCTTTTCTCGCCTGGATCGGGAGGATACAGAAGCCCTTTTTCCTGAACAATAGCCGCAAGCTCCATAAGCATAAGCCCCGGCTCTACCGTTATAGTAAGGTTATTCATATCAATACCGATAACCTTATTCATTTTTGCCGTAGAAAGCATAACTCCTCCGAATTTTGCAACGGCTCCTCCGCAAAGCCCCGTACCGCTGCCCCTCGGTACAACGGGTATGCTTCTTTCCCAGCAATAACGCATTATATTTGAAACTTCTTCAGTGGTGAGCACTTCAACTACGGCTTCAGGAGGATATTTACCATATTCCGGCATTTCGTCATGGTAATAGTCAAGATTTATCGCATCTTTTACAAATACTCTTTCAGGCGAAGTCATATCAATAAGATCCTTTATATTTTCATCGCTGACTTTATTATAAACCGGTTTGTATGTCATGCTAAAGCGCCTCCTTCTTCAAGCCTTTTTGTCATTTCGGGTATTATTTCGTATAAATCTCCCACTATACAATAGTTTGCTATATTAAATATGTTGGCGTTTGGATCGCTGTTTATGGCAATAATACATTCGGAGTTTTTCATTCCTGCCGCAAACTGTATTGCTCCCGATACGCCGCATGTTATAATAAGTTTCGGTTTTACAGTCCTTCCCGAAAGGCCGATCTGTTTTGTATAATGAAGCCAGCCCTTTTCTATTATCGGTCTTGTTCCCGCTATCCTTGCGCCTATCTTATCTGCAAATTCCTGAATCATGTCAAAGTCAGCCTTAACCTTAATCCCACGGCCGACTGCCACAAGCACCTCGGCCTCTGCAATATCTTCCGTTTTAACAACAGGAACGCTTTTTATAACTTCAATAGCGTCCTTAACCATGCTGTCCGCAACGCCGCACCTTACTATCTCAGCCTTTGGATTGTCACGCCGTTCAGCCTTGTTCATGACTTTGCACCTGACTGTGGCAAACTGCGGGCGTGCATTTTGAGTCACTATCTGCGCCATTATATTGCCGCCGAATGCCGGCCTAATCTGGACTAAATCGGAATTTTCTTTTATATCAAGCATTGTGCAGTCAGCCGTTAACCCTGTCCTGAACCTTGTCGCCAAGCTTGGGGCAAGGGAACGGCCTACAGGCGTAGCCCCTACAAGCACAACGGACGGCTTTATTTTATTTATACAGTCCTCAACTACATTCGGATAAACGTCGCCTTTAAAATACCTGAGTCTTTCATCCTCATATATATAAACTTTATCGGCGCCGTAAGCAATAACTTCCTTTGCAATTCCTTCCAGCCCTTCAGCTCCCAATACTACGGCATAAACCTGTTGTTTTACTTTTTCGGCAAGCTCAAGCGCTTTACCTACAAGTTCAAGTCCTACGCTGTGGGCCGCCCCTCCGTCAACTTCTATGAACACAAGTATCCCTTTCCACTCGTCTTTATTCACAGCGCGCACTTTTGCAGTTTCAAAAGAAATTGCTTCGGCAGGACAAGCTTTTATACAAAGCTTGCAGTTTTTGCATCCCGCCCCTACTTCAGGCCTCCCGTCTTTCATTTCTATTGCATAAAACGGACAAGCGTCAACACATTTGCCGCATCCGATACATTTTCCGTTATTTATAACAATCATAATGACGCCTCCCTATTTT
This genomic window from Anaerotignum faecicola contains:
- a CDS encoding DUF1292 domain-containing protein — its product is MNNDNHNCGCGCDHDHEHEEMETMTLTLDDDTELECGIIGVFEVDGKEYIALLPLDNETVLIYEYKENGDDVELGLIEDDDLFEKVSNTFYDLWEEEEEEE
- a CDS encoding fructose-1,6-bisphosphatase, translating into MVADMSGFSKEELKYLKLLSKKYPDINSASAEIINLQAILNLPKGTEHFVSDIHGEYESFSHVLKNASGVIKNQISAIFGTEMRESEKKALATLIYYPEQKLEQVKKEETEIFDWYKITLYRLVTICKVLGSKYSRSKVRKALPKEFAYIIEELLHEDRSDTNKQMYFNEIIETIIRLYQADRFIISISNLIQRLAIDQLHVIGDIYDRGPKAAKIMDLILKYHSVDIQWGNHDISWMGAAAGCQALICNVLRIQARYANLDTIEEDYGINLIPLATFAIEVYGDDPCENFMPKTQPDELISDKDAKLIAKMHKAISVMQFKEEAKIIMRNPEFKMENRLLLGSMDLEKGTVTIEGKEYQLNDTNFPTVNPSNPYELTEEEQFVMDKIKFSFVNSEKLQEHIRFLYSAGSLYKKFNSNLMFHGCVPMNEDGTLKIVNFRGERVKGAEYFDAVDRAVREGYFNKPHSDEKRICMDLIWYLWCGEDSPVFGKKKMTTFERYFIDDKESHKEISNPFYSLRNDEDICKMILADFGMDPERSHIINGHVPVKVAKGESPIKANGRLFVIDGGFAKAYQSVTGIAGYTLIYNSHGLVLVSHEPFESTEKAIAEEKDIYSSTVALQYSQERIRVANTDIGAELRSNIQELEKLLDAYHKGIIKEI
- a CDS encoding amidohydrolase family protein — protein: MKIIDGHIHFRPEYENFSEVAASSGHINSEKHLKEVFEKNNICHAIVMGNLDLELENHIYPEYMSYCVGLDSNTFNERPLKYFVEMAELHLKRDECVGIKLYPGYCHFYVYDEIYEPFYKLAEKYNKPVAIHTGAVANTKKGGSLLKYSHPLTVDEAAVSHPGVNFVMCHFGNPWLCDAASVIEKNRNVYADISGILEGRFDVGKFINENLNYINMIKTWLGYIGDYSRIIYGTDWPIVNIENYLEFARFLIPESEHEKVFYENAKRIYGLKI
- a CDS encoding FAD-binding oxidoreductase translates to MTYKPVYNKVSDENIKDLIDMTSPERVFVKDAINLDYYHDEMPEYGKYPPEAVVEVLTTEEVSNIMRYCWERSIPVVPRGSGTGLCGGAVAKFGGVMLSTAKMNKVIGIDMNNLTITVEPGLMLMELAAIVQEKGLLYPPDPGEKSATIGGNVMTNAGGMRAVKYGVTRDYVRAMEVVLSDGTVINLGSNVAKNSSGYSLLDILIGSEGTLGFVTKITLELIPLPKRSVSLLVPFPDLDKCIDTVPKFFENKLIPTTLEFMQREVIMAAEEYLGKVFPDKGSDAYLILSFDGNTKEETDSICDSVAQVCLDCGAEDVFISDTEERKEAIWSARGAFLEAIKSSTPAMDECDVVVPRDRIADFVKFVNGLEKECEIRIRSFGHAGDGNIHVYVCKDDLEEDVWMERLNKVMKKMYDKAEEMGGQVSGEHGIGHAKVGYLEQSLGEKNIQIMEGIKAAFDPKFILNPGKVYCDKI
- a CDS encoding electron transfer flavoprotein subunit alpha, which encodes MIVINNGKCIGCGKCVDACPFYAIEMKDGRPEVGAGCKNCKLCIKACPAEAISFETAKVRAVNKDEWKGILVFIEVDGGAAHSVGLELVGKALELAEKVKQQVYAVVLGAEGLEGIAKEVIAYGADKVYIYEDERLRYFKGDVYPNVVEDCINKIKPSVVLVGATPVGRSLAPSLATRFRTGLTADCTMLDIKENSDLVQIRPAFGGNIMAQIVTQNARPQFATVRCKVMNKAERRDNPKAEIVRCGVADSMVKDAIEVIKSVPVVKTEDIAEAEVLVAVGRGIKVKADFDMIQEFADKIGARIAGTRPIIEKGWLHYTKQIGLSGRTVKPKLIITCGVSGAIQFAAGMKNSECIIAINSDPNANIFNIANYCIVGDLYEIIPEMTKRLEEGGALA